A genome region from Arachis duranensis cultivar V14167 chromosome 8, aradu.V14167.gnm2.J7QH, whole genome shotgun sequence includes the following:
- the LOC107460725 gene encoding BTB/POZ domain-containing protein At1g21780, protein MAMGDSRVDTIARLAQWKIDNFGPCSYKKSDPFKVGIWNWYLSIERNRYLYIHLFPEPSRVSKEQPPVARFILRVSNAGSSRRFYISPVHERILRTYDDFVWPVDTSFVGRFIIDVEFLDLKICPLNGGEASSIWPSEGKLQSIASQSTLSCLSRMLDDAIHADLTIITADGTLRAHKAILSASSPVFQSMFHHNLREKESSTIHIEDMSLESCTALLRYLYGTIKQDDFWKHRLALLGAANKYDITGLKDVCEDSLLEDLNSGNVLERLNEAWLYQLHKLKKGCLTFLFDFGKIYDVRDEVNNFFQHADRELMMEMFQEVLTVWRPV, encoded by the exons ATGGCCATGGGGGATTCAAGGGTTGACACAATTGCGCGCTTAGCTCAATGGAAAATCGATAACTTCGGACCCTGTTCCTACAAGAAATCTGACCCTTTCAAGGTCGGAATCTGGAACTG GTACTTATCCATAGAGAGAAACAGGTACCTCTACATACACCTGTTTCCAGAACCTTCTCGTGTCTCCAAGGAGCAGCCACCCGTTGCTCGTTTCATTCTTCGAGTTTCCAATGCTGGCTCTTCCCGCAGGTTCTATATTTCCCCTG TCCATGAAAGGATACTTAGGACATATGATGACTTTGTCTGGCCTGTTGATACTTCATTCGTTGGTCGCTTCATTATTGATGTTGAATTTCTTGACTTGAAGATATGCCCTCTGAAT GGTGGGGAAGCTAGTTCTATATGGCCATCCGAGGGAAAATTGCAATCCATTGCATCTCAAAGTACTCTTAGTTGCCTCTCACGCATGCTTGATGATGCTATTCATGCTGACCTAACCATTATTACAGCTGATGGTACATTGAGAGCCCACAAGGCAATCTTGTCTGCAAGTTCGCCGGTGTTCCAGAGTATGTTTCATCACAACCTGAGGGAGAAAGAGTCGTCTACTATCCATATAGAAGACATGTCGCTAGAGTCTTGCACGGCTCTTCTAAGATACTTGTATGGAACAATCAAGCAAGATGATTTCTGGAAACACCGGCTTGCATTGCTTGGAGCAGCCAATAAATATGACATCACCGGTCTCAAAGACGTGTGCGAAGACAGTCTACTGGAAGATCTTAACTCCGGAAATGTTCTCGAAAGGCTCAACGAAGCTTGGCTTTATCAATTACACAAGTTAAAGAAAGGATGCTTGACCTTCTTATTTGACTTCGGAAAGATATATGATGTTAGAGATGAAGTAAACAACTTTTTTCAGCATGCTGATAGGGAGCTAATGATGGAGATGTTTCAGGAAGTGCTCACAGTTTGGAGACCGGTATAA